One Misgurnus anguillicaudatus chromosome 22, ASM2758022v2, whole genome shotgun sequence DNA segment encodes these proteins:
- the eif4a1b gene encoding eukaryotic translation initiation factor 4A1B, with the protein MSADYEERPRDNGPEGMEPDGIIESNWHEIVDSFDDMNLRETLLRGIYAYGFEKPSAIQQRAILPCIKGYDVIAQAQSGTGKTATFAISILQQIDIELRGSQALVLAPTRELAQQIQKVILALGDYMGATCHACIGGTNVRNEVQKLQAEAPHIVVGTPGRVYDMLNRKFLSSKYIKMFVLDEADEMLSRGFKDQIYEIFQKLNTSTQVVLLSATMPAEVLDVTTKFMREPVRILVKKEELTLEGIRQFYINVEKEEWKLDTLCDLYETLTITQAVIFINTRRKVDWLTEKMHARDFTVSALHGDMDQKDRDLIMREFRSGSSRVLITTDLLARGIDVQQVSLVINYDLPTNRENYIHRIGRGGRFGRKGVAINMVTEDDKRTLRDIETFYNTTVEEMPMNVADLI; encoded by the exons ATGTCGGCAGATTATGAAGAGAG ACCAAGAGACAATGGCCCGGAGGGCATGGAGCCAGATGGGATCATTGAA AGTAACTGGCATGAGATTGTGGACAGCTTTGATGACATGAACCTGCGTGAGACTCTTCTAAGGGGTATCTATGCTTATGGTTTTGAAAAGCCCTCTGCCATCCAGCAAAGGGCTATTCTCCCTTGTATCAAGG GATATGATGTCATTGCACAGGCCCAGTCTGGTACCGGCAAGACTGCCACCTTTGCCATCTCCATCCTGCAGCAGATTGACATTGAGCTAAGAGGTTCACAGGCCCTGGTCCTGGCACCCACCCGTGAACTGGCTCAGCAG ATCCAGAAGGTGATACTGGCTCTCGGAGACTACATGGGTGCGACATGCCACGCCTGTATTGGAGGCACAAACGTGCGCAATGAGGTCCAGAAACTCCAGGCAGAGGCACCGCATATTGTAGTAGGAACCCCTGGTCGTGTCTATGATATGCTTAATCGCAAGTTCCTCT CCTCCAAGTACATCAAAATGTTTGTGCTGGATGAAGCCGATGAGATGCTGAGTCGTGGTTTTAAAGACCAGATCTATGAGATTTTCCAGAAGCTGAATACCAGCACACAG GTGGTGCTGCTGTCAGCTACCATGCCTGCAGAGGTGCTGGATGTCACTACCAAGTTTATGCGCGAACCAGTGCGTATCCTGGTGAAGAAAGAGGAGCTCACCCTTGAGGGTATTCGTCAGTTTTACATCAACGTTGAGAAAGAG gaATGGAAGCTGGACACATTGTGTGATCTTTATGAGACTCTCACCATCACTCAGGCTGTGATCTTCATTAACACGCGCCGAAAAGTGGATTGGCTTACAGAGAAGATGCATGCCAGGGATTTCACTGTCTCTGCCCTG CATGGAGACATGGACCAAAAGGATCGTGACTTGATCATGAGGGAATTTCGCTCTGGCTCCAGTCGTGTCCTTATTACCACAGATCTGCTG GCGAGAGGTATTGATGTTCAGCAGGTGTCTCTGGTAATCAACTATGACCTCCCAACCAATCGGGAGAATTACATTCACag AATCGGAAGAGGAGGACGTTTTGGCAGAAAGGGTGTCGCTATTAATAtggtgacagaagatgacaagcGTACGCTGCGAGACATTGAGACCTTCTACAACACTACCGTAGAAGAGATGCCCATGAATGTGGCTGACCTGATCTAG